A portion of the Anoxybacillus gonensis genome contains these proteins:
- a CDS encoding TrkH family potassium uptake protein has protein sequence MKPLKLTPPQLLAGMFLFLVVVGGGLLKLPIATEKEISWLDAFFLSTSAATVTGLAPIDPGSTFTVFGEIVLMVLIQVGGLGVMTFAVLVVIVLGKKIGMKQRMLMQEALNQPSLGGVIRLARNLLLFSLFMEVVGAVLLAIDWVPKMGWAKGVYYSVFHTIASFNNAGFALWPDNLSRFVDDPIVNVTVSLLIIIGGLGFTVVFDVLYQRRWRKLSIHTKLMLVMTLVVNIVAIIAFFLFEHNNPKTLGSLSLREQLWASYFQGITPRTAGFNTIDIGSIEQPTAMLMIFLMFIGAGSTSTGGGIKLTTFAVIIFAVMSFLKGKEETVVWMRTIRHTIILRALAIASMSMLFIFVMTMILTLTEDASLLALLFEVVSAFGTVGLSMNMTSHLSTIGKMLIIFVMLFGKLGPLTLVYSIAKPKKTNIRYPNGDILTG, from the coding sequence ATGAAACCGTTGAAGCTCACTCCCCCTCAATTGTTAGCGGGCATGTTTCTCTTTCTTGTCGTTGTCGGTGGGGGGTTGTTGAAGTTGCCGATCGCAACAGAGAAGGAAATTAGCTGGCTTGATGCGTTCTTTTTATCGACATCCGCAGCAACGGTGACCGGCTTAGCACCAATTGATCCCGGTTCGACATTTACCGTATTTGGAGAAATTGTGTTAATGGTGCTTATTCAAGTTGGGGGACTTGGAGTTATGACATTTGCGGTGCTCGTTGTTATTGTGCTCGGGAAAAAAATCGGGATGAAGCAACGCATGTTGATGCAAGAGGCGTTAAACCAACCGTCGCTCGGTGGGGTCATTCGTTTGGCGCGCAATTTACTGTTGTTTTCTTTATTTATGGAAGTTGTTGGTGCAGTGTTGCTGGCGATCGATTGGGTTCCGAAAATGGGCTGGGCGAAAGGGGTATATTACAGCGTTTTTCATACCATTGCATCGTTCAATAATGCCGGATTTGCGTTATGGCCGGATAATTTATCGCGTTTTGTCGATGATCCGATCGTCAATGTGACCGTCTCTTTATTAATTATCATCGGTGGGCTCGGTTTTACGGTCGTATTTGACGTATTGTATCAACGACGTTGGAGAAAGTTATCTATTCATACGAAGCTGATGTTAGTCATGACACTTGTTGTGAATATTGTGGCGATTATTGCCTTCTTTCTATTCGAACATAACAATCCGAAAACGCTCGGTTCTCTTTCGCTTCGTGAGCAACTATGGGCATCTTATTTTCAAGGTATTACCCCGAGAACAGCAGGATTTAATACGATTGATATCGGTTCCATTGAACAACCGACGGCGATGCTTATGATTTTCCTTATGTTTATTGGAGCAGGAAGCACGTCGACAGGCGGAGGAATTAAGCTGACGACGTTTGCGGTCATTATTTTTGCGGTGATGAGTTTTTTAAAAGGAAAAGAAGAAACGGTCGTTTGGATGCGAACGATTCGCCATACGATTATTTTACGAGCATTGGCCATTGCGTCGATGAGCATGTTGTTTATTTTTGTTATGACGATGATATTGACACTTACGGAAGATGCTTCGCTTCTTGCGCTTTTATTTGAAGTTGTATCCGCATTTGGTACAGTTGGTCTTTCGATGAATATGACATCGCATTTATCAACGATTGGAAAGATGCTCATTATTTTCGTCATGTTGTTTGGGAAATTAGGTCCGTTAACGCTCGTATATTCAATTGCGAAGCCGAAAAAAACGAATATTCGTTATCCGAATGGCGATATATTGACGGGATGA
- the sigK gene encoding RNA polymerase sporulation sigma factor SigK, translating to MGAIFSALALFIKELVFFVSYVKNNAFPQPLDAKEEAMYLKQMAKGDEYARNKLIEHNLRLVAHIVKKFENTGEDPEDLISIGTIGLIKAIESYSTGKGTKLATYAARCIENEILMHLRSLKKTRKDVSLHDPIGQDRDGNEISLLDVLKSEDEDIIDMIEKNNELENIAQHLHVLDDRERQVIVSRFGLNMQPERTQREIAKELGISRSYVSRIEKRALMKLYHECYKHDKGKKGS from the coding sequence ATGGGTGCCATTTTTTCTGCGCTTGCTTTGTTTATAAAGGAGCTCGTCTTTTTCGTATCTTATGTGAAAAACAATGCCTTTCCACAACCGCTTGATGCAAAAGAAGAAGCGATGTATTTAAAGCAAATGGCAAAAGGAGATGAATACGCTCGCAACAAGCTCATCGAACACAATTTGCGCCTCGTTGCGCACATTGTAAAAAAGTTCGAAAACACTGGAGAAGACCCAGAAGATTTAATTTCAATCGGCACAATCGGCTTAATTAAAGCGATCGAAAGCTATTCAACAGGAAAAGGGACAAAACTGGCGACATATGCTGCTCGTTGTATCGAGAATGAAATTTTAATGCACCTTCGTTCGCTGAAAAAAACGAGGAAAGATGTTTCTTTGCACGATCCGATCGGGCAAGATCGCGACGGAAATGAAATTAGCCTACTCGATGTATTAAAATCCGAAGATGAAGACATTATCGACATGATTGAAAAAAATAATGAGCTTGAAAATATCGCTCAACATTTACACGTCCTTGACGATCGTGAACGACAAGTCATCGTTAGCCGCTTCGGCTTAAACATGCAACCTGAACGCACCCAGCGCGAAATCGCGAAAGAACTCGGCATTTCTCGCAGCTACGTTTCACGCATTGAAAAACGAGCATTAATGAAGCTATATCACGAATGTTATAAGCACGATAAAGGCAAAAAAGGATCATAA
- a CDS encoding DUF4405 domain-containing protein, translating into MLKKNIVKIILDVSMAIAFVLLMNPRVFNGLPFHEIAGTVIGVAILVHIGLNYRWVINTTKKIFSSELPKKTRISFALNILLLVSMAAVIVSGILISRVLFSNVALEGNHFVREIHDLFANTTLALVGLHLGLHWQWIMGVSKKVFKAKDGTWRKGAFISSVLIFALLAGGMYWSSQYVKPSEGEFKPKFAEQNAPSFAGKTVGTLPTPPDGAFRHEKFLKEHGTNNPLLVLLHYFTIWTVMIVPTYYIEKRMRNKRKLSV; encoded by the coding sequence GTGTTGAAGAAAAACATCGTAAAAATCATATTGGACGTCTCAATGGCGATTGCGTTTGTGTTGTTAATGAATCCGAGAGTGTTTAATGGATTGCCGTTTCATGAAATTGCTGGAACTGTAATCGGAGTGGCGATTCTTGTTCATATCGGATTAAACTATCGTTGGGTAATCAACACGACGAAAAAAATATTTTCTTCCGAACTTCCGAAGAAAACGAGGATCAGCTTTGCCTTAAACATCTTGTTGCTTGTTTCGATGGCAGCGGTCATTGTATCGGGGATTTTGATTTCGCGTGTTTTGTTTTCGAACGTCGCACTAGAGGGGAACCATTTTGTACGGGAAATTCACGACCTTTTCGCCAACACAACGCTTGCTTTAGTCGGCCTTCATCTCGGCTTGCATTGGCAATGGATCATGGGTGTTAGTAAAAAAGTGTTCAAAGCAAAGGACGGAACGTGGCGGAAAGGAGCGTTCATTTCTAGCGTGTTGATATTTGCGCTTTTAGCTGGCGGGATGTATTGGAGTTCGCAATATGTCAAGCCAAGCGAAGGAGAGTTCAAACCGAAATTTGCCGAACAAAACGCACCATCCTTTGCTGGAAAGACGGTTGGCACACTGCCAACCCCACCGGACGGAGCGTTTCGCCATGAAAAATTCCTTAAAGAACACGGCACCAACAACCCGCTGCTTGTCTTGCTTCACTACTTTACCATTTGGACAGTGATGATCGTTCCCACATACTACATCGAAAAACGAATGCGCAATAAACGAAAACTGAGCGTATGA
- the cas2 gene encoding CRISPR-associated endonuclease Cas2, whose translation MFVIITYDVGEKRVNKVCKKLREYLTWTQNSVFEGEISKSLLMKCLNEIDQIIDEDEDSIYIYEVANPKNIKKQVFGQEKNFDELFL comes from the coding sequence ATGTTTGTAATCATTACGTACGATGTTGGAGAAAAACGTGTAAATAAAGTGTGTAAAAAGCTGAGGGAGTACTTAACGTGGACCCAAAACTCTGTGTTTGAAGGGGAGATTTCCAAAAGTTTGCTTATGAAATGCTTGAACGAGATAGACCAAATTATTGATGAAGATGAGGATTCCATTTATATTTACGAAGTGGCTAATCCGAAGAATATCAAGAAGCAAGTATTTGGACAGGAGAAAAACTTTGATGAACTCTTTCTTTAA
- the cas1b gene encoding type I-B CRISPR-associated endonuclease Cas1b translates to MLRDHYIFSNGRLKRKDNTLYFFDEQENKKSLPVHQTDNLYIFGEVDLNSSLLNLLSQHDVHLHVFNYYGFYAGTFCPRNKKVSGFTVVQQSVHYLEHEKRLYMARSFLQSAVHHMLRNIRRYKEKTEQYVKNIEEEAKKMDSATTIQELMGIEGRIRQHYYQSFNAILKQDFIFEKRTKQPPQDPLNALISFGNSLCYTTVLSEIYKTQLDPTISFLHEPSTKRFSLCLDLAEIFKPLLVDVVIISCINNRIITQKHFDFLDGMVLLNEEGKKRFIKEWDEKLSTTVQHRKLKRKVSYRYFIRLECYKLIKHFIGDEPYKPLKAWW, encoded by the coding sequence ATGTTGCGGGATCACTATATTTTTTCTAACGGTAGGCTGAAAAGAAAAGATAATACGCTATACTTTTTTGACGAACAAGAAAATAAAAAGAGCCTTCCTGTTCATCAAACGGATAATTTATATATATTTGGGGAAGTGGATTTAAACTCGTCGCTATTAAATTTGCTGAGCCAGCATGATGTTCATCTTCATGTATTTAATTACTACGGATTTTATGCAGGTACGTTTTGTCCGCGAAATAAAAAAGTTTCAGGATTTACGGTGGTGCAACAAAGTGTTCATTATCTTGAGCATGAGAAGCGGTTATATATGGCGAGGTCGTTTTTGCAAAGTGCCGTGCATCATATGTTGCGGAATATTCGACGATACAAAGAAAAAACGGAGCAATATGTAAAAAACATCGAAGAAGAAGCGAAAAAGATGGATAGTGCTACGACAATTCAAGAACTGATGGGAATAGAAGGACGCATTCGGCAACATTATTATCAGTCATTTAATGCAATTTTGAAACAAGATTTTATCTTTGAAAAACGAACAAAACAACCGCCGCAAGACCCGCTTAATGCCCTTATTTCGTTTGGGAATTCGCTTTGTTATACAACGGTTTTGTCGGAAATTTATAAAACACAATTAGATCCGACTATTAGCTTTTTGCATGAGCCATCAACGAAGAGATTTTCTTTATGTCTAGATTTAGCGGAGATTTTCAAACCATTACTCGTTGATGTTGTGATTATTTCGTGCATTAATAATCGCATCATCACCCAGAAACATTTCGATTTTCTTGATGGAATGGTTTTGCTAAACGAGGAAGGAAAAAAGCGTTTTATTAAAGAATGGGATGAGAAGCTATCAACAACAGTACAGCATCGGAAACTGAAGAGAAAAGTAAGTTATCGTTATTTTATTCGTCTGGAATGTTACAAACTCATTAAACATTTCATTGGCGATGAACCTTATAAACCGTTGAAGGCATGGTGGTAG
- the cas4 gene encoding CRISPR-associated protein Cas4, protein MVSGVQMQYYKVCKRKLWLFSKGIAMENEHERVIEGKILHERAYPRLEDREILVDDTFKLDALDKEYVREIKISSKMPEADRFQMLYYLYELKKRGITKKGLISYTKERKTEEVELTEKDESAIEKAIKEIYVILQSPSPPRLKKLPYCTKCAYYEFCFALEGDD, encoded by the coding sequence ATGGTTAGTGGTGTGCAAATGCAGTATTACAAAGTGTGTAAGCGGAAGCTATGGTTGTTTTCAAAAGGAATTGCGATGGAAAATGAACATGAACGTGTCATTGAGGGAAAGATTTTACACGAGCGGGCTTATCCGCGTTTGGAAGATAGGGAAATTTTAGTTGATGATACATTCAAGTTAGATGCTTTAGATAAGGAGTATGTTCGCGAAATTAAGATCTCCAGCAAAATGCCAGAAGCCGATCGATTTCAAATGTTGTATTACTTATATGAGCTAAAGAAACGGGGCATTACGAAGAAGGGATTGATTAGCTATACGAAGGAGCGGAAAACTGAAGAGGTAGAACTGACAGAAAAAGATGAGAGCGCGATTGAAAAGGCGATAAAGGAGATTTATGTCATTTTACAATCTCCTTCTCCGCCGCGGTTAAAAAAACTTCCTTACTGTACAAAATGCGCATATTATGAATTTTGTTTTGCGCTAGAGGGTGATGATTAA
- a CDS encoding CRISPR-associated helicase/endonuclease Cas3 yields MAFYAKSEGKETIREHTDRLLHNLNLLKDAYGHKFMLMDEQMWKLLEIAVQYHDVGKANTVFQNKIRQAIHESMLETDVETNVPHNYLSAGCIPLKQLDLTKEEERLLIHAVGYHHERDQLPEKEMIRHVLENDIKQQLPQLSEHMGLQMTEKFSYRFVDRLLKRYTYHDGEEFWKYVMIKGLLHRLDHAASAHMDVERDVEKSVYINVNEYMQKQGFHKNDLQQFTEQHHDKNVIAIAQTGMGKTEAALLWIREDKAFFTLPLRVSINAIYDRIKEKMGYDAVGLLHSTSVHYLVDKEENWEELKQQSEHYAKKLLLTTIDQILKFPFYYKGFEKELAAMANAKIVIDEIQAYEPRIAAMLIKALEMIHHVGGKFMIMTATLPTLYLEELKQRNVIHDDEFVTGEFIDTDVHRHRICLRSECIEETIGEMLELGETSQVLVIVNTVRKAMRLYDKFLDCDTQVPIYLLHSQFTQEDRQLLEKRIKQFNEKNERGIWITTQLVEASIDIDFDYLFTEMSTLDSLFQRFGRCYRKRALDHDHCNIHIFTENISGIPRVYNEHLVNESIRLLEQYDYQIVDERAKVEMVKQLYDRKQLKGTSFLKEFEDALYMFDNLDPYGMDKREAQQKLRDIQNIQIITRQMYDQIEHLFEQYKKEKEWKERLKLRMEIEKKTVSVQRYVAEKYVSERLPKPFDHIYIADVQYDFNREQLKGKGILLDKPSSNQY; encoded by the coding sequence ATGGCTTTTTATGCAAAATCGGAAGGAAAAGAGACGATTCGTGAACATACGGATCGTCTCCTTCATAATTTAAATTTATTAAAAGACGCTTATGGTCACAAATTCATGTTAATGGACGAACAAATGTGGAAACTGTTAGAAATAGCTGTGCAATATCATGATGTCGGCAAAGCAAATACGGTATTTCAAAACAAGATCCGTCAGGCGATTCATGAATCGATGTTAGAAACGGATGTAGAAACAAATGTACCTCACAATTACTTATCAGCTGGATGTATACCACTAAAACAGCTAGACCTCACGAAAGAAGAAGAGCGACTACTTATTCACGCGGTCGGTTATCATCATGAGCGTGACCAGCTTCCAGAGAAAGAAATGATTCGTCATGTTTTAGAAAACGATATAAAACAGCAGTTGCCACAACTAAGTGAACATATGGGATTACAAATGACAGAAAAATTTTCATATCGATTCGTTGATCGATTGTTAAAGCGATATACGTACCATGACGGAGAAGAATTTTGGAAATATGTCATGATTAAAGGATTACTACATCGTTTAGACCATGCGGCCTCTGCTCATATGGATGTCGAAAGGGATGTAGAAAAATCGGTCTACATAAATGTAAATGAATATATGCAAAAACAAGGATTCCATAAAAATGATTTGCAACAATTTACTGAACAACATCATGATAAGAACGTTATTGCTATTGCACAAACGGGAATGGGGAAAACGGAAGCGGCGCTTTTATGGATTCGAGAGGATAAAGCATTTTTTACATTGCCACTTCGAGTGAGCATTAATGCAATATACGACAGAATAAAAGAAAAAATGGGTTATGATGCGGTTGGATTGTTACACTCTACGAGCGTGCATTATTTAGTAGACAAAGAGGAAAATTGGGAAGAATTAAAACAACAGTCTGAACATTATGCGAAGAAGCTATTGCTTACAACCATTGACCAAATTTTAAAGTTCCCATTTTACTATAAAGGTTTTGAAAAGGAATTGGCAGCGATGGCGAATGCAAAAATAGTGATCGACGAGATACAAGCATATGAACCGAGGATTGCAGCGATGTTAATTAAAGCATTAGAAATGATCCATCATGTAGGTGGAAAATTTATGATTATGACTGCTACGCTCCCTACTTTGTATTTGGAAGAGTTAAAACAGCGAAATGTGATTCACGATGATGAATTTGTTACAGGGGAGTTCATTGATACAGATGTTCACCGTCACCGCATTTGTTTGCGCTCCGAGTGTATAGAGGAAACAATCGGAGAAATGTTAGAGCTAGGAGAAACGTCACAAGTGCTTGTCATTGTCAATACTGTTCGTAAGGCAATGCGTCTTTATGATAAATTTTTAGATTGTGATACACAAGTTCCTATCTACTTACTCCATTCGCAATTCACACAAGAGGATCGCCAGTTGTTAGAAAAGCGTATTAAACAATTTAATGAAAAGAATGAACGAGGAATTTGGATTACGACGCAACTCGTTGAGGCGAGTATTGACATTGATTTTGATTATTTGTTTACGGAAATGTCAACGTTAGATAGCTTGTTTCAACGTTTCGGACGTTGTTACCGTAAAAGAGCACTTGACCATGACCATTGCAATATTCATATTTTCACTGAAAATATCTCCGGCATTCCGAGAGTATATAACGAACATCTTGTAAATGAGAGCATTCGGCTGTTAGAGCAATACGATTACCAAATTGTTGACGAACGTGCCAAGGTAGAAATGGTAAAGCAGCTATATGATCGAAAACAACTAAAGGGAACATCATTTTTGAAAGAGTTTGAAGATGCCTTATACATGTTTGATAATCTTGATCCATACGGAATGGATAAACGTGAGGCGCAACAAAAACTGCGTGATATTCAAAACATCCAAATCATCACGCGGCAAATGTATGATCAAATTGAGCATCTATTTGAGCAGTATAAGAAAGAAAAAGAATGGAAAGAGCGGTTGAAATTACGAATGGAAATTGAAAAGAAGACAGTTAGCGTTCAGCGATATGTAGCGGAAAAATATGTGTCGGAGCGTTTGCCAAAGCCATTTGACCACATATATATTGCCGATGTTCAATATGACTTTAATCGTGAACAGTTGAAAGGAAAGGGGATTTTATTGGACAAACCTTCATCCAATCAATATTAA
- the cas5b gene encoding type I-B CRISPR-associated protein Cas5b yields the protein MKALRLKLFQETACYKKPFASKVAETYPLPPYSTVKGMIHALLDANQFIPMRLSVQGTYEAKLLDYQRYYFFKRRELSSFPLVLDGLARMEFSYDKNEITTMPMYTHLLHNVHLLIHVEAEEHILTQIIHAIEHSTTHYSLGRWEDLVRIDEYKLVEVRELEEDETLTLQRDAYIPRHLLDRETKSIPYQLNWKYEIVNGIRQWEKIHVGYVQKGVEAPEGVWIDEDGELVFYHL from the coding sequence ATGAAAGCGTTACGATTAAAGTTATTTCAAGAAACAGCGTGCTACAAAAAGCCGTTTGCTTCCAAAGTGGCGGAAACGTATCCGCTTCCGCCATATTCAACAGTAAAAGGAATGATTCACGCTTTGCTTGATGCAAACCAATTCATTCCAATGCGTCTAAGTGTACAAGGGACGTATGAAGCGAAGTTGCTTGATTATCAGCGATATTATTTTTTCAAAAGGAGAGAACTATCCAGCTTTCCACTTGTACTAGATGGGTTAGCACGAATGGAATTTTCTTACGATAAAAATGAAATCACAACGATGCCAATGTACACACATTTGTTGCACAACGTCCATTTATTAATCCATGTCGAAGCAGAGGAACACATATTAACGCAAATCATTCATGCTATCGAGCATAGTACCACTCATTATAGCCTTGGGCGTTGGGAAGATTTAGTTCGGATTGATGAGTATAAACTCGTGGAAGTCCGAGAACTTGAGGAAGATGAGACCTTGACTTTGCAGCGAGATGCCTATATTCCGAGACATCTTCTTGATCGAGAAACAAAAAGTATTCCTTATCAACTCAATTGGAAATATGAAATTGTTAATGGAATTCGACAGTGGGAAAAAATTCATGTAGGTTATGTTCAAAAAGGAGTTGAGGCTCCAGAAGGAGTATGGATAGATGAGGACGGGGAACTAGTTTTTTATCATCTGTAG
- the cas7i gene encoding type I-B CRISPR-associated protein Cas7/Cst2/DevR — protein sequence MKKALTMTVIFQANSLNYGEGIANISELKKFHRGDGEVYTYASRQSIRYDIVRLGNELFGWNLDTVDKASGVVQFKKDVTINDSVEMDLFGYLKTDKNSQKRPAVVRLSHAISLEPYKSDLEFLNNMGLASRIGQDANLANIEQHHSFYTYTITIDLNRVGVDGEIELPSEEKANRVLQLLEVLKVLNRNIRGRQENLSPLFVIGGMYNVANPFFLGRVQLSVTGNGWAIQTKPIKETMEQTFAGEAIGKDTRIGILSGVFANEGELYDLFNEQVMPVEPFFQYVSKQIKAYYGV from the coding sequence ATGAAAAAAGCGTTAACAATGACCGTCATTTTTCAAGCAAACTCATTAAACTATGGAGAAGGAATTGCTAATATTTCAGAGTTGAAAAAATTTCATCGCGGCGACGGTGAAGTATATACGTATGCATCGCGGCAAAGTATCCGTTACGATATTGTTCGGCTCGGAAACGAGCTGTTTGGGTGGAATTTAGATACGGTTGACAAAGCGAGTGGAGTTGTCCAATTTAAAAAAGATGTCACGATTAATGACTCTGTTGAAATGGACTTATTTGGCTACTTAAAAACGGATAAAAATTCGCAAAAACGTCCTGCTGTTGTTCGTCTGAGCCATGCGATTTCGCTTGAGCCATACAAAAGTGATTTGGAATTTCTAAACAATATGGGGCTCGCAAGCCGCATTGGCCAAGATGCTAACTTAGCCAATATTGAACAACATCATAGTTTTTACACATATACGATTACCATCGATTTAAACCGTGTCGGTGTAGATGGGGAGATTGAACTTCCAAGCGAAGAAAAGGCAAACCGTGTACTTCAACTTCTTGAAGTTTTAAAAGTTTTAAACCGCAACATTCGCGGGCGACAAGAAAATTTATCTCCTCTTTTTGTCATTGGTGGAATGTATAATGTCGCCAATCCGTTTTTCCTCGGGCGCGTGCAACTAAGTGTAACAGGGAACGGATGGGCCATTCAAACGAAGCCAATTAAAGAAACGATGGAACAAACATTTGCTGGGGAAGCGATCGGCAAAGATACACGTATCGGTATATTGAGCGGTGTTTTTGCAAATGAAGGAGAGTTGTACGATTTATTCAACGAGCAAGTGATGCCTGTCGAACCGTTTTTCCAATATGTTTCAAAACAAATCAAAGCGTATTACGGTGTTTAA
- the cas8a1 gene encoding type I-B CRISPR-associated protein Cas8b1/Cst1, which yields MKVELHMGGWMINMGLVGLYRVFEYGRKHEIISEEHKHSVTVKPWGIELDTEVLPQLPRAYFLYLLEEYSVARRECERLDAYIEQVKNEEQFKNHLTAIKKVISDTGTKIIKYFTHETLESILKQIKEIKKYEQVHQLEEHIRTLKQVYSEPKINEKLTFNYFKHAILKPLFFGQVSFLNVSKNNLDFEGHVEEFYNSYIFPVVNDLYLESVINDSHSMEEISSLLEKQSEYQLFRQLKRAWKKKTLEEVREYVKTEINKCLLFNERLAFYNFEEMVFSPIGVAKDKAFNFSWYFNGEQPRPLSSLAKLVLLFAPIGSTIYYKNEGINEQTERRLYAGFVQTDATFAEVLQKNNHFRELKKKREPFNKIVSQLVQSVKKESEYTVDHLFFLEFFSDYDSKKTHLHYYHLPMYLAHYFKQHADRLDYIKPYDYREQFVQSVLRGADPIHVIYHYLRDCIKNERSTNGPYIAVRERNRILQFKKGVRDMATTDKRVTALFMQGREIRDAIIRSSGSEKKVTSIAYRLLNAAKAGNRKSFMDTLLRIYMSTDRPMSPIFLNALHERDLDFATVANAFIAGLLANQYKEEQEEVQA from the coding sequence ATGAAGGTTGAATTGCACATGGGGGGATGGATGATTAATATGGGACTTGTCGGGCTATATCGTGTGTTTGAATACGGACGGAAACATGAAATAATTAGCGAAGAACACAAACATAGCGTGACAGTTAAACCATGGGGAATTGAATTGGATACAGAGGTACTTCCACAATTGCCAAGAGCATATTTCTTGTATTTGTTGGAGGAGTATAGTGTTGCCAGAAGAGAATGCGAAAGATTGGATGCTTACATCGAACAGGTGAAGAATGAAGAACAGTTTAAAAATCATTTGACAGCAATAAAGAAAGTTATATCAGATACAGGAACTAAAATAATTAAATATTTCACTCATGAAACATTGGAAAGTATATTAAAACAGATAAAAGAAATAAAGAAATATGAGCAAGTACATCAGCTGGAAGAGCATATACGTACTTTAAAGCAAGTGTATAGTGAACCGAAAATCAATGAAAAATTAACTTTTAATTATTTTAAACATGCTATACTTAAGCCATTATTTTTTGGGCAAGTTTCATTTTTAAATGTGTCAAAAAATAATCTAGATTTTGAAGGTCACGTAGAAGAGTTTTACAATAGTTATATTTTTCCTGTAGTAAATGATTTATACTTGGAATCTGTCATTAATGATAGTCACTCTATGGAAGAGATAAGTTCTTTGTTAGAAAAACAGAGTGAATATCAGCTGTTTAGACAATTAAAACGGGCATGGAAGAAAAAAACGTTAGAAGAAGTACGAGAATACGTCAAGACAGAAATAAATAAGTGTTTGCTCTTCAATGAACGTCTTGCTTTTTATAACTTCGAAGAAATGGTATTTTCTCCGATAGGAGTTGCGAAAGATAAAGCGTTTAACTTTAGTTGGTATTTTAATGGTGAGCAACCTCGACCACTATCTTCATTAGCTAAACTTGTGCTTTTATTCGCACCAATTGGCTCGACCATTTATTACAAAAACGAAGGAATAAATGAACAAACAGAACGACGATTGTATGCAGGTTTCGTTCAGACGGACGCCACTTTTGCGGAAGTTTTACAGAAAAACAATCATTTTAGGGAGTTAAAGAAAAAAAGAGAACCTTTTAACAAGATCGTCAGTCAGCTTGTTCAAAGCGTGAAAAAAGAATCGGAATATACAGTCGATCATTTGTTTTTCTTAGAATTCTTTTCGGACTACGACAGTAAAAAAACACACTTGCATTATTACCACCTTCCTATGTACTTAGCCCATTATTTCAAGCAACATGCTGATCGACTTGATTACATCAAACCATACGACTATCGTGAGCAGTTTGTGCAATCTGTGTTGCGCGGCGCGGATCCAATTCATGTCATCTATCACTATTTGCGCGATTGCATCAAAAATGAAAGAAGTACGAACGGTCCGTACATTGCCGTTCGGGAGCGGAATCGAATTTTGCAGTTTAAAAAAGGAGTGAGAGATATGGCCACAACAGACAAAAGAGTAACTGCGTTGTTTATGCAAGGGCGAGAAATTCGCGATGCGATCATCCGTTCAAGCGGTTCGGAGAAAAAAGTGACAAGCATTGCTTATCGTTTATTAAATGCTGCAAAAGCCGGAAATCGAAAAAGTTTTATGGATACGCTTTTGCGTATTTATATGTCTACAGATCGTCCGATGTCACCTATTTTCTTAAATGCGCTACATGAACGGGATTTAGATTTTGCGACAGTGGCGAATGCGTTTATTGCTGGATTACTCGCAAACCAATATAAAGAAGAACAGGAGGAAGTTCAAGCATGA